In Bdellovibrionales bacterium, the genomic stretch TATCTTTAACTAATTAGGGTGAGAGCGTATGAATCAGGTATTATCACAGAGCGAAGTTGATGCACTCCTGTCGGCAGTCTCTGATGGCGAAATTAAGCCGACCGAGAAGAAGCGCAAGGCTGATGAAAAAGTCGTCGTTGTTTACGATCTAACAAGCCAAGATCGTATTATTCGTGGCCGTTTACCACAGCTCGACGTTATTTATGAAAAATTCATGCGTTCGTTCCGTGTGACATTGTCCTCGGCGATTCGCAAAATTGCGTCGCTCAATCACTCCAGCACTGATTTCTTAAAGTTTGGAGAGTTTATTAATACTCTTCCCACGCCCACTTGCATGAGTGTTCTCCGTTTAGGAAATCTCCGCGGGTCGGCTTTATTTGTGATCGAAACCAAATTAGCGTACGCGCTGATTGATAGTTTCTTTGGCGGCGACGATCGTCCCTATGCCAAAGTCGAGGGCAAAGACTTTACGCCGATCGAATTATCTATTGTAAAAAAAGTGGTGGAGTTAGCATTGGGAGATCTCGAACTCGCCTGGGAAGCGGTGGAGCCCATCGACTGCAGCTTCGTCAGAACGGAAGTGAATCCTCAGTTCGTGGGGATTGTGCCCCCGACAGACGTGGTCATCGCATCGACATTTGATGTGGAATTAGAAAAAGCCAGCGGCACTATGACATTGGTCATTCCTTACGCGGCGATCGAGCCTATAAAACAAAAGTTATCTTCGGGATTCCAGATTGAATCCGATCAAACAGATAAAAAACTATGGACCAAGATTTTTAAAGAGCAGTTGAAAGACGTTGCGCTCGACGTAAAAGTCAATTTGGGCGAGGCGAGCATTTCTATCGAAGATCTTATGAAGCTTAAAATCGGCGACGTGATTCCTTTAAATCAGGACGCCAGCAAAGAGATCGATATTTTAATTGAGAATACAAAAAAGTTTAAAGGCTTCTACGGAGTCAGTCATGGTTCAATCGCCATGAAGGTCACGGATAAGTCAGGCAATAATCGAAAATAAGAGGTGTTAAATGTCAGATGCAGCTAAAAAAGATATTCCCGAAGTTCCTCATTTGCAGGATCTTTCGCAGGACAAAGAGCCCAATCTTTCTCTCATTATGGATATTCCGCTCAAACTTACTGCGGAATTGGGACGTACAAAAATCGTCGTGAGCGAACTTTTGAATTTAGGTCAAGGAAGTGTGATCGAACTCAATAAGCTCGCCGGTGAACCGATGGAAATTCACGTTAACGATAAACTGATCGCTAAAGGCGAAGCGGTTGTGGTTAACGATAAATTTGGAGTTCGCCTCACAGATATTATTTCACCTAAAGAACGCGTGGAGCAGTTAAAATGAGGATTTTCTTAGCCGGATTACTAATTGCGAGTTTCTTTTTTTCATCTTTAGTTCAGGCCGCCGATGGAAACGAAACCTATTTGAACGCCGTCACGACGCAGGTCGAAGATGGCAGCCTCAAAATGGAATTCGATCTCAGCAATTCGATCTCGGCTAAGACGACCGACGTCAAGTTTCTCCGCCGTACGATTGAATGGGATCTCAAGGGGATCCTTTTAAAGAAAGACAAAATTTTTCTTAACGTCGGAAAAAACGATGTAAACAATATCTACGCCTCTCAAGTGGGTAATAACGCGACTCGTATTCGCATTAACCTCGATGCCAATAAAGTCGCGTCCAATTATCACGACCGTGTGGTGTTTTCGAAGTCGGGAAACCGTTTAACTCTCAAACTCGACTCGTCGATTCCGTTAATCTCTAACAA encodes the following:
- the fliN gene encoding flagellar motor switch protein FliN, which gives rise to MSDAAKKDIPEVPHLQDLSQDKEPNLSLIMDIPLKLTAELGRTKIVVSELLNLGQGSVIELNKLAGEPMEIHVNDKLIAKGEAVVVNDKFGVRLTDIISPKERVEQLK
- the fliM gene encoding flagellar motor switch protein FliM, whose product is MNQVLSQSEVDALLSAVSDGEIKPTEKKRKADEKVVVVYDLTSQDRIIRGRLPQLDVIYEKFMRSFRVTLSSAIRKIASLNHSSTDFLKFGEFINTLPTPTCMSVLRLGNLRGSALFVIETKLAYALIDSFFGGDDRPYAKVEGKDFTPIELSIVKKVVELALGDLELAWEAVEPIDCSFVRTEVNPQFVGIVPPTDVVIASTFDVELEKASGTMTLVIPYAAIEPIKQKLSSGFQIESDQTDKKLWTKIFKEQLKDVALDVKVNLGEASISIEDLMKLKIGDVIPLNQDASKEIDILIENTKKFKGFYGVSHGSIAMKVTDKSGNNRK